A region of the Brienomyrus brachyistius isolate T26 chromosome 10, BBRACH_0.4, whole genome shotgun sequence genome:
ATGTGGCCTGAGTGAACCCTTTCGCCCTGCAGGTGACTCTGAGGCGGCAGGTCCCGCCCCCCTAGCTAGTATAGCACCCCCCTCCGAACCCCAGGGCCCCCAGAAGACGCAAGGTGCTTGTTATCCCCCTCGGATTTTGAAGCACTGGCATTTTCTCTCAGCTTGTTCTCACCCACCTGCACGTTTTCTTCCTGCCCCACTAACTTGTCCCTTTGGTTCTCAGTTTCATGTCGCTCCCTCATTGCAGTCAACTCACTAAGGTCTTCTGGGTCAGGGGTCGTCACAGGCGACATTTCTCTAATGGGAAGCATGTGCTGGCCTCGCTAATGCTATAGTGCAATGCAACACTGAAGAATGCACTGTCGGTGTTTGTGTCATTTGGTTAcgttaacatccatccatgcatgcatACTTCTTTTTCCATGTGTTATAATGCAGAAgtctcaattttttttcctgttcttGTTGGTTAGCAACAAGCACATTGTCTGGGCTGTGAGTCCGAGATGCTTAAAGCTGGTCAGCTTGGCAGACCAATGATCTCAGATTTGTCTGGCGAATGGAATTTTCTTCCATAATGGGCTTTTCTgcgatggagaaaaaaaaacatctcgcTGTAGCTGATGCCTTATTTTGGCCGGTCTGAACGGGGGCTGTTGGCTGTGCAGATGGGGTGACTCAGTCCTGCTTTGGTCCCCAATGTCTGCTCATCTCCGTCCCCATCTTCCTAAAATGTACTTCCTCTCTGGTCTCTCTCTGCCAGTTGACAAGCGTTCCAGCTCTACCGTGAATCTGAAGCAATCTGCAGACTCTGGCATCAGCAAGCGCTTGTCATCCTCTTCTGCTGCTCTAATCAACTCTCCTGACAAGAGTAAGCATCACAGCACACCCACCCGCCGCCCCCCGATTCACAAGTCCAGACCCAGTGGTGCTCTTTGACCCCTCTTCCCAGTCTTCAGTTTGCTTGCTTGTAAAAATACACTTGCTTCACCTTCACCGTTCATGTGATTATAActacaccagtggacaaagtgGGACTTTAGTTGCAGCAATTGAAGAATCTGAGTTTCTTTTTCCCCCCAACCCTTGTTTTCAGTCTTGAGTTTTGTTTCCCCACAGCGAGCAGTCGGTAAGGTTATTTTCAGTGGCGTGTCTTAACTGTGCCCCCTCCCTTTCCCTCCCCCCAGACTGGGATCAACTCGAGCTGTCGTGTCAAATAACTCTCCTGGCTCTCCTTTCGGTGTGTTTGCGTTAACCCTGTTCCTCACGCGGCTAGAGGTGTGCTCTCCCTGTTTCCCAGGTGTTAAACGGCGGAGCTCCTCTCTGAACCGGTTACCTAGCAATGGCTCCCAACCAGCAAAGGAATCCCAGGAACCACTTTTGGGGCCCCCCACAGGTGCAGCTCCTCCTCCAGCACAGACCTGCACATACATACGCTGTACTTGCTTTACTTGTGGTAGCTTAGTCGGGTTTGGAACTCCAGTTCGATGAAAGGAAGCGGCTGTCTCCACGAACTTGCATGGTTCCATTAGCCAGCATACTGGCTGTACATTATACCATTTTCCTTGTGCCCAGCTGACCTGTATGCATATATAAAATCatatccccctccccccggctgtTGCTGTATCTCTGCAAAACTGAGCTAGATTGGCTCTTGGCCTGAATCCACTTTTATCTCTGTCTGATGTCATCAGTTTTGGCAGGTGATTTATAATCAATGGCCCATGTGGCTGTAAGCGTGTTCTTGCTGAGTACAGCCATTATAGAGCAGTGTTTGCTGGAATTATATCCCATCACCAGGATATAACGGTGCAAACGGTTGCTTAGTAAGGCCTTTTATTCCAGAGCAACTTTTTTGCATTGGCTTGCAATAAAGCCTAaggcaatttgttttttttttagctgagaTATTTGTATGAATTTAAATTCCTTTGCTTTAAAGTAAATCAGATTAATAGCATGACGTTACATTAGTGTATTGTAGGTTCACCTGTTAGCCAGAGAAGTGAGGATAACCTTGCTTTAAGTAAAAGTCTGTTGTTCTTCCTCTATTTTATTTATACACCAGTAAATAAACAGGTTTAGTGGCTCGCTGACAAGAAGCAGGTCCCCTCCTGCGATGTTCGGCTGACGTTTTCCGCATGCTGTCCTAGCCTGACCCTGCGAGTCTCTCTTTGGGAGGCCCTAATGCCTCCCTGTCCCTCCTCCTGTTTGTAGGCTCCGCCTTGAAGAAAAgaagctcctccctctctcGGGATGGGAGCAAATCACAGTCCTCTGCCAAGATAGAAAAAAACACGAAGGCTGAAAAAGGTTGCTCATTGGTTATATTTGTGTTGTATGTGCAAGTGTATATGTCTGTGGGCTGACACTGCGCGTGCTCGTGTTGCCTGTACTGCCGTCTCACTGGTTCTGAGCCAGGAAGACGGGGATGGTTCCTGTTTAATCTCAGGCGTCCTCTGCTCTGCCTTTTACGTCAAGCTCCTAACCACCATGTCTGTCTCTCAGTTTACCTGCTCATAGTCTCTCTTCCTTTCCATGTGTCTGGTGTTGGTGACTGAGGCATTTGCTTGCAGCTAATCCTGTATTAACCTTTATTCCCCTGCTTTCCCCCCCCCGGCTGTGTCGCCAGGAAAAGACGCCTTTGTATTCGCACAATGTTGTGTTTGTGTCCGACCGGCATTACTGCTCTTGTCATTGTTTTCTTCCCCTGAAGCAAATAGCGTCCTGCTGGTCTTTCAGTGCCATCCACCCAGAGTTGTGTGTCCTGCTCCCCCTAGGGGAAATAAGCTAACATCGATCCTTGGGATACCTTCAATGCCCACCCAGCTGCACTGGAGGCCTCTGGGTCAGACAGAGCAGCTGTGAAATTATGGGAATTAGAACTGCAGTGTTATGATGCATTCAGCAGTTTTGGGAATGTGTGTGGAACAATTGCTGACACACGGTGGTTTTGTGTCCTTCACGGGATGATCGAGGGAGCTTGTGTCACAGCCCTCCGTGGCCTGCGATGGCAGTGAACACGTGGACACCTGTAACTCCAGAAGAGCTGTGAAGTCATTTGATTCATTAACCTTAATTTAGCTGTTGACTCCTTCCCCGAAGCAGATTGACCAATGTCAGTCCGTTCTCATGTACGTCCCGTTGAGCTGTCTTGCATCAGCCCTGTCACACTAACCCGTGCCCCCCCTCCGCACCACCTGTACTGAGGACTTCCTCACTAACTTTTCCAGTGGATTTAATTCTTCATGGATTTGCTTGACTGAttcttttgggttttttttcgaTTCTTCTTTTAATTCACAATGTCACCTtcaccctgtcccccccccacccttttctCCGTCCTccatcctgtgtgtgtgtgtctgtgggcatGTGCCCAACCTGCTTGCTATGCGCTTGTGTGCACGGCCTGTTTTAGAGCGCCGCCCCCTGGACAGTGGGGTCCTCAGCCGCCTGCTCACCCCCACCCAGGCCTCCCTCGCTAGGAGCAAGAGTGCCGCAGTCCTGCTGGCAGATGGCGCAGACCCCCAAGGTAATTGCCCCACCCCAGGTTGATGGACTTGCCAGTGGTGACGCCCCGAGTCAGGTGACGCTTAGTCGCTTCAGTCCCCATAATCCCCCAAGTCCATTTGCTCCACACGGAAGGTCCAATGTTCCATTCCAAATACACCATCCCCCCCAATGTCACATGGCTACATTCTTATTCCAAATGcgccccccccctttacagtgGATTATGGTGGCACGTTCCTGAAGCTTTGGGACTGAAGGGCAAACCCTTCCAGTTCCTCTCCGTTTCTTCATGCGGCCCCAACCTCTGTAAGCTTTCCGCTCTCGGCGTCTCCTGCACTCATTTTTCTATGGCCAGCATGCCAGCCGGCAGAGAGACGCTAACTGGTCTCCAGTTGTCCTGTAGTGTAACTGGTGCCGCAGGTTATTGGAGAGAGGGAGCAGATGAAGGCTAAAGCGGCGACACCTCTCTGAAGACCAAAGTTTCAGGCCTGTAGAAAGTTAAAAACCATTAGGTTTGTTTCCCATTGTGAAGCGCTTGCTATAGAGCTTGTTTACAGTGTGAGCTTGGAGCGATCTGTGTTCCCCTGTGTCCTACAGCCCCAAAGCCCCCTGGGAAATCAAAACCAAATCTAACATGCTCAAATCTTTTTGTGCTCTCCCATTCTCATTTCTCTCTTCTATTCCCACCATCCCTCTCCTTTGGCCCACCCATTCTTCTACCTCTCCCTTTCCCATTGGCCATGTACCAATGATATAACCTTTTACCAGCGCCTCCCTTATGTGCTCGCTCAGTCTCggtcagccctgtgccccgagGCCCGATCCGAAGCCGCAGTGTCGACCGGCAGAAGGGTCCCCCCTCATCCACATCCTTGGACACGAGACCTAACAGCACAAAGGTAATTTCCCACCCCCCCCTTGGATTCAACTAACGAACTTGTCAAGAGGGTTTTTCTATATGCAACTTAAGATTTAAGCACATAGGTTAAGTTGTCTTGAGGGCAAAAGGTGTCATATCTACGCAGGACATTAATGTCGCAGATAACATGTGGTGCAGAGTGGTTTGGAGTGGGGGGGACATGCCGTAGTGCCTGCGGGGTTCAGAGTCCAGCTGTTGCTGCTTGTTCGCGGTTCCTTTTCATCACTAACGGCACGTGTCACCTAGAACGTCCCGCTCTTATCAGCCCACATTCACGTGGCAGGGAAACACAAGCGCACGCACATCCTGCTGAATTTGCCTGTCAAACCAGCCAGTTCCCATATCCCTTGTTCTCCGAAATCCTGCTCCCCTCCCACGTGCTTCCCTTCAGTGGAGAGGAGCACActggatgctgctgttgtcgtgCAGGTCAGCACGTGATGTCCTGTGCTCAGGGCAGCCATAACCACGGCCCAGAGAAACCCAGCCCATTTGAGGCCCCGTTTACCTGGGGACCTGGGCTGCCCTCTCAGATTCTGCCACAGATTATGATTCAGAATAGCAGGAAATTAAACAGCTTAGCTCCAGTATTCACCAGCCATGTCACGTTGCCCTTTCCTTCCAGTAATTCGTTCAGGGAGCATGAGGTGAGTAGGGCTCCAGCCACCATTGTGGGGATGCTGGGGCCTTTATGGAGGCCTGGCTCTCGGTATAAGGCTTCAGCTCAGGCTTGTGCTGGCTGGCTTTACCTGCAACATGCCACTGTCTTAAGTCACTGTCTTGTCAGCTGTTTTTTATTTGATCCTTATGGCTTTGATGGCCCCCCAGAAAATCCAAAAGGAGGCCCCGCCTTCAGGAGGGGGTCGGCCACCCTCGCCATCGCCCTCTAACAGCCTAAGCAGGCGGCGCTCTCCTTCCCCTGTTGCCATGGCATCAGGTGCTGCCAAGAGAAGCCCCTCCCCAGTCGTGCCCAGGTACCGTCGTACCCCTTTTTTGTATCATATAGTCTCCCCCTGTCCTTTTGTGCTAGAAATATATTTTTGATGGATGTGAAATTCAAATGTAGCTTTAATGCTTAGTCATTGAAGTTAATGAATGGAAATTGGTGCTTATCCCGCCTCACCTGCTTCCACAGGCAGAACCCCAGCTCCCCCTCACCCCTCAGAGCCGCACAGGGCCCACCCTCCCCGCAGTCCGCCTCCAAACCACCCCCCATCCAGCGGCCCCCCCTCACGCCCGTTGGGCCACCCACCCTTCGCAAGAGGGACTCAAAGCCAAAGGAGACCCCCCCAAAGCAGCCCATCGTCGTCAAGTCACCCGAGCCCCCAGCCACCGGCGGGACCCCCAGCGTCAAGACCaaagatggtgtgtgtgtgcgtgcgtgcgtgcgtgcgtgattTTTACCAGCTACTGATCACAGGATCAGCTTCTTTGAGTTGGGTCTCTTAACTTGGGGTCTGTCATTGGTGGACTGCCTACATCACCACAGAATACCATAACACACCTTTCCTTTGTAAAATCAACTGTTCCCCTCCGTCTTTGCATAGCAGCAAAAGAAAAACAAGTAATAGGAAGTGATTATGAAACGGTTAAAGCAGCTCAGGTTCCATGCGAGATCGGGTCTATCACATGGAGCAGCGTGCTGGCAGATACGATCAGGCTAGGTAAAGTCTCGCCATCTTGTTCTTCCCTGGTCAGATACGTTGGCATTAAGCTCACACCACAGAGCCTGGTTTTCTAAACCCTTGCACCCTGATAGTGATGCAGttgccccctactggtcagatgtTGGAACTGCTAGGAACGCATTCACTGTGGGTGCTGAACCCAAAAGGCCATATAgtaatatattttacattttatagaGTAAAGTCCTGCATACGCTGTGGTACAGAGATGATGTCCAGTATGGGAAAGCAGCCCCTCTGTGTCCATGTCTGTCCAGCGGTATCCGTAGGTCACCATCTCAGTGGGCTGCTTCTGCTTGTCCTGCAGACCCCAGCTCCAAGGCAGTGGCAGGCACCACGTCAGCCGAGGAGGCGGCGAAGATCCTGTCCGAGAACCGACGTCTGGCCCGGGAGcagaaggagaaggaggagcaGCTGCGGCTGCAAAGAGAGCAAGAGGAGAGGTGAGGGGTAGGAGGATGGTATGAGCTGCCTCTTAGGTAGCTGTCTTGCATTGCACGCTATTGTCTGCCAGCCTCGCAGTAACTCCTACTCCATGCACCCTCTCCAGGTCAAGCATGGGAATGTCCTCTCACCTCTCCCAGGTGGGGCTCTTCCAGTATGAAGCTCTGGGGCTTATGCTGCTGGGTGCCTGTTAGTTCCAAAGCTCTTGACTGCTATCCTTTCACAGGAGTGCTGGGTTCTTTCCCTGGGGAAGCTTCAGTTGATGTGTTTTTAGTTTGATTTTGACTGCTTTGTAGCTCTTGCAGCTCTCCAGTCTAGGATTCTGCAGATTCCTGGTGAAGCCGGCTGAGTGATCTGAAGGCTAATCTGTGGATCCTGCTGCAGGATGTTGCAGGAAGAGCAGGAGGCGCGGCGGGTCGAAGAGGAGCGGGTGAAGCGACTGGAGGAGGAGCggaagagagaggaagagaggaagaggcaggaggagcaggaggaggagtgGAAGAGAGCAGAAGAAGAGCGCCTCCTGATGGAGCAGCAAGAGAAGGAAaggctggaggaggaggagcgtgAGAAGCAGTTAGAGATGCAGAAGGAGGTCAGTTGGGGCGGGGAGGGATGTGGGCGACGGGCAGGGAGCGGTTTTCTGCTGAGCTTCTTAGTGTCAGACTGGAGCTACAGTTTGAAGGTATCAAGACAGGTTTGTGACCCAGGATGGTAGCTGCAGACCTACAGCTGGGATGACCATGTGCATTCTAGCCATTAGACCTCGTTTAAAGGCGTGGAGACTGTGGATGTCATTCGTGTGATTCGCTGGCAATCTGACTCTCAGCTTGTGGTGCAGCGTGAAGAGGCGGAGGCCCGGGCCCTGGGGGAGGCGGAGAAGCAGCggcaggagagggagagagtgatGCAGCAGAGTCAACAGGAGCGCATGGAGAGGAAGAAGGTGAGTCGCAGCTCGGCCCTGCCAGCGCACTTCCTCTGTGCCTAGTGTTTAACGGGCCGCCCTCAAGATGGCGCTAGTTCAACATCATGAGCTCTGTTCCGCTTGCTGTCTATTCAGAGGATCGAAGAAATCATGAAGCGGACCAGGAAAGCTGACCAAAATGATAAGGTGGGTGTTCCTTTCATTCAGTACCTAGATTTAGTATTCGGAAGGCCTTGCAGGCTGGTACTGGTGGTGCTGATGGAAAGCCTCTTATGTAGTGGTCCTCAGTGATGTAATAACCTGTGGACCAGTTGCCTTCTAGTAAGAATTTTCACGTGGTATGTGAGGAGTGCACTGTACTCTCAGGGTGTTCTGTTCATTGTGCATCTGTGTCTCTGTAGAGGGATGAGGAGAAGGATGAGGAGAAGGCCCTGCAGAATGAGAACGGAGAGGAGGAGTGCGAACACGTCTGCGAGCTGAGCCGTGAGTGTCCGTCCCTCTCCTTGTCTTCGGCTGCACTCAGCTCTGTTACTCTGTGGGTTTCTGGTTGTTCCCATCTTGGCTGTATTGATTTTGTTTACCGTTGGGAACCTGACTTTGGGGCAATGACTGTAAGGTAATGATGTCGTCTAAACACAATGACAGGATTAGCCTCTAAAAGCACTCGATGGCTTGGACCTGCAGCAGCTTACCTCGTGATGTAATAATGTCTAAATACTGCCGGGGGGTGGCAGACATGGTAAACAAACTCAGTACTGGGAAACGCACAAATGCCAGTAGGGGTTGAGAACTGTTGTCTGAAATTAGAATTGCTCTTTCCCTGCGTATACCAAAGTGACACAAACTGGATTCCTAATGCACAATTTTAGTGGGTAGACATACATATTGTTGATCGTAGACCATAAACCTGAAAGACTTCATTTCAGAATCATGACACTAGATTCCACAAATCAAAGTAATGTTTTACGCTGTTTGCTTGTACAAAAGttactaaaaataaatatttcaacaaAAGCTGTAAGGCACTTCAGTTGAGTGTTTATGCAGCTTATTACCTGCTACGCAAAAATGATCATGGAAAACAGCAGACAGACAACTTTTTCACCCGTATGGCGGTGTATGTTTGCACTGCGTTATTACAGAGGCACCTTCGACAGAGCGGGACATCCCTGAGGAGGTGGATATTCCTGGCAGCGTCAATGGGGTGctggagctggagctggagaaCAAGGAGAACCAGGAGCAGCAGGAGGTGCTTAGGTACGGGGGTGCTCCGACCTCTCGCTCGGTCCAGGCCCACAGGGGGTCgtatgtgagtgtgtatatGGCCAAGCTGAAGGCAGGCTCCCCCGTACCCCCCACAGTCTGGCACCCAAAACCCGTCCAACCGAGGCCCCCAACTTCCTGAACGGCAAGTCCGCCACTTGGAACTTTGAGGAGTTTATCGACCTGGGCATGAACGACGGGCAGAGCCAGAACCTcgtggaccccgaaggggggcccCAAGCCCCCCGGGCCGCCTTTGAGGACAAACCCCTGCATCAGGGCCAAGCCATTGGAGCCCTCTCTGGTGAGCCCCGCATCTGCAAGGCTAAGATGTCATCTGGGTTACAGATGAAGTCAACTAACTAATTATCCCCCCTTTCGACAGAGATATGATGCTGTCGCCCCAGCCTTCGGTCCTCTGGCACTCCCAGATCTGCTGGCATCCCCACAGCCCCTGATGGAAAAGGGCAAAGGTGGAAGAGGCCTGGATTCAGCAGGCTGGCATCCTAATTcctcaccagtgtgggggggCAAATGTAGAAGAGGAAAAAAATTGCTTCAGGGAAAAGGTTGTTTTGTCAGTATGCGTACTTCATCTAGGTCTCTGTCACTTGCAAATGCAAACTtggatttgtatttatttttattatgcgattctttttttcttttttttttgggggggggggtataaatCTTGGGTCCAGATTTTCTCTCCCCAATGCAACCTTCAGTTTTGTTCCTCTCGTCCCATTGGCTGTCGTGTTCTGCAGCGCTGCTGACCTCCATGCCTTGACTAAGACTTTCTTCCAGCATTGCTGCGACTGGCTGACTGTGACTGGGACTTCTATGACCAAAGTGATAAAAcgctggagagagagagagatggttacCAAGGTTACTGTAAAGGGGGTGGTGATGTTGGGGTCAGTGAATGTGGGACACATTCAGCATCCTATTGTCCACACAGGTTTGCAAAGTGCCGCCATGACTTTCTGACCTGCTCTGTGTAATCTCTGCTCATAAATCTCAAGGGTTCGATATTAGGTAAGCTCGTCTCTGCCCATCCATTTGTAATGTGTCTTGAAGGTAGTTACTCACAAGGTAGTGTGCGCATAAGTGTGAGTGCTCGTGTGGATACCTTACAGGGGTAGGCGCCACTGAGCTAGCAGATTTTTCTCCCGATGTTCTTCAAGAAGTGATCAGAAACCCATTTCTTGACCAGGGTGGAGGTGGCGAGTTACTCGGTCAAAACATTTCAGCTTTTTTCTCGTCCACAAGGGTCATTTGCCTCCAATTATTTTTTATGATAACTTTACTGTGGCTGTTTTTATTAAAGATATGTATTTCAGAATGTAAAAATGGAACTTTAACTTTAGTTCATACTTTT
Encoded here:
- the map7d3 gene encoding ensconsin isoform X2 yields the protein MAEGATSLKEMRAQMAAAAQAEADERRSQAASSPVSASTVGMPTGAKTSGARPVLDGAALKIDDKLRVAKERREEQERQQAARGSQIEERERKTKLQYERQLEERHRKLGEQRQREEQRRAAVEEKRRQKLEEEKEHYEAVVRRTLERSQRLEQRQKRWSWGGGLTADCPQKSGDSEAAGPAPLASIAPPSEPQGPQKTQVDKRSSSTVNLKQSADSGISKRLSSSSAALINSPDKSVKRRSSSLNRLPSNGSQPAKESQEPLLGPPTGSALKKRSSSLSRDGSKSQSSAKIEKNTKAEKERRPLDSGVLSRLLTPTQASLARSKSAAVLLADGADPQAPPLCARSVSVSPVPRGPIRSRSVDRQKGPPSSTSLDTRPNSTKKIQKEAPPSGGGRPPSPSPSNSLSRRRSPSPVAMASGAAKRSPSPVVPRQNPSSPSPLRAAQGPPSPQSASKPPPIQRPPLTPVGPPTLRKRDSKPKETPPKQPIVVKSPEPPATGGTPSVKTKDDPSSKAVAGTTSAEEAAKILSENRRLAREQKEKEEQLRLQREQEERMLQEEQEARRVEEERVKRLEEERKREEERKRQEEQEEEWKRAEEERLLMEQQEKERLEEEEREKQLEMQKEREEAEARALGEAEKQRQERERVMQQSQQERMERKKRIEEIMKRTRKADQNDKRDEEKDEEKALQNENGEEECEHVCELSQAPSTERDIPEEVDIPGSVNGVLELELENKENQEQQEVLSLAPKTRPTEAPNFLNGKSATWNFEEFIDLGMNDGQSQNLVDPEGGPQAPRAAFEDKPLHQGQAIGALSEI
- the map7d3 gene encoding ensconsin isoform X1; the encoded protein is MAEGATSLKEMRAQMAAAAQAEADERRSQAASSPVSASTVGMPTGAKTSGARPVLDGAALKIDDKLRVAKERREEQERQQAARGSQIEERERKTKLQYERQLEERHRKLGEQRQREEQRRAAVEEKRRQKLEEEKEHYEAVVRRTLERSQRLEQRQKRWSWGGGLTADCPQKSGDSEAAGPAPLASIAPPSEPQGPQKTQVDKRSSSTVNLKQSADSGISKRLSSSSAALINSPDKSVKRRSSSLNRLPSNGSQPAKESQEPLLGPPTGSALKKRSSSLSRDGSKSQSSAKIEKNTKAEKERRPLDSGVLSRLLTPTQASLARSKSAAVLLADGADPQAPPLCARSVSVSPVPRGPIRSRSVDRQKGPPSSTSLDTRPNSTKKIQKEAPPSGGGRPPSPSPSNSLSRRRSPSPVAMASGAAKRSPSPVVPRQNPSSPSPLRAAQGPPSPQSASKPPPIQRPPLTPVGPPTLRKRDSKPKETPPKQPIVVKSPEPPATGGTPSVKTKDDPSSKAVAGTTSAEEAAKILSENRRLAREQKEKEEQLRLQREQEERMLQEEQEARRVEEERVKRLEEERKREEERKRQEEQEEEWKRAEEERLLMEQQEKERLEEEEREKQLEMQKELVVQREEAEARALGEAEKQRQERERVMQQSQQERMERKKRIEEIMKRTRKADQNDKRDEEKDEEKALQNENGEEECEHVCELSQAPSTERDIPEEVDIPGSVNGVLELELENKENQEQQEVLSLAPKTRPTEAPNFLNGKSATWNFEEFIDLGMNDGQSQNLVDPEGGPQAPRAAFEDKPLHQGQAIGALSEI
- the map7d3 gene encoding ensconsin isoform X5, whose protein sequence is MAEGATSLKEMRAQMAAAAQAEADERRSQAASSPVSASTVGMPTGAKTSGARPVLDGAALKIDDKLRVAKERREEQERQQAARGSQIEERERKTKLQYERQLEERHRKLGEQRQREEQRRAAVEEKRRQKLEEEKEHYEAVVRRTLERSQRLEQRQKRWSWGGGLTADCPQKSGDSEAAGPAPLASIAPPSEPQGPQKTQVDKRSSSTVNLKQSADSGISKRLSSSSAALINSPDKSVKRRSSSLNRLPSNGSQPAKESQEPLLGPPTGSALKKRSSSLSRDGSKSQSSAKIEKNTKAEKAPPLCARSVSVSPVPRGPIRSRSVDRQKGPPSSTSLDTRPNSTKKIQKEAPPSGGGRPPSPSPSNSLSRRRSPSPVAMASGAAKRSPSPVVPRQNPSSPSPLRAAQGPPSPQSASKPPPIQRPPLTPVGPPTLRKRDSKPKETPPKQPIVVKSPEPPATGGTPSVKTKDDPSSKAVAGTTSAEEAAKILSENRRLAREQKEKEEQLRLQREQEERMLQEEQEARRVEEERVKRLEEERKREEERKRQEEQEEEWKRAEEERLLMEQQEKERLEEEEREKQLEMQKELVVQREEAEARALGEAEKQRQERERVMQQSQQERMERKKRIEEIMKRTRKADQNDKRDEEKDEEKALQNENGEEECEHVCELSQAPSTERDIPEEVDIPGSVNGVLELELENKENQEQQEVLSLAPKTRPTEAPNFLNGKSATWNFEEFIDLGMNDGQSQNLVDPEGGPQAPRAAFEDKPLHQGQAIGALSEI
- the map7d3 gene encoding ensconsin isoform X6, with translation MAEGATSLKEMRAQMAAAAQAEADERRSQAASSPVSASTVGMPTGAKTSGARPVLDGAALKIDDKLRVAKERREEQERQQAARGSQIEERERKTKLQYERQLEERHRKLGEQRQREEQRRAAVEEKRRQKLEEEKEHYEAVVRRTLERSQRLEQRQKRWSWGGGLTADCPQKSGDSEAAGPAPLASIAPPSEPQGPQKTQVDKRSSSTVNLKQSADSGISKRLSSSSAALINSPDKSVKRRSSSLNRLPSNGSQPAKESQEPLLGPPTGSALKKRSSSLSRDGSKSQSSAKIEKNTKAEKVSVSPVPRGPIRSRSVDRQKGPPSSTSLDTRPNSTKKIQKEAPPSGGGRPPSPSPSNSLSRRRSPSPVAMASGAAKRSPSPVVPRQNPSSPSPLRAAQGPPSPQSASKPPPIQRPPLTPVGPPTLRKRDSKPKETPPKQPIVVKSPEPPATGGTPSVKTKDDPSSKAVAGTTSAEEAAKILSENRRLAREQKEKEEQLRLQREQEERMLQEEQEARRVEEERVKRLEEERKREEERKRQEEQEEEWKRAEEERLLMEQQEKERLEEEEREKQLEMQKELVVQREEAEARALGEAEKQRQERERVMQQSQQERMERKKRIEEIMKRTRKADQNDKRDEEKDEEKALQNENGEEECEHVCELSQAPSTERDIPEEVDIPGSVNGVLELELENKENQEQQEVLSLAPKTRPTEAPNFLNGKSATWNFEEFIDLGMNDGQSQNLVDPEGGPQAPRAAFEDKPLHQGQAIGALSEI
- the map7d3 gene encoding ensconsin isoform X3, whose translation is MAEGATSLKEMRAQMAAAAQAEADERRSQAASSPVSASTVGMPTGAKTSGARPVLDGAALKIDDKLRVAKERREEQERQQAARGSQIEERERKTKLQYERQLEERHRKLGEQRQREEQRRAAVEEKRRQKLEEEKEHYEAVVRRTLERSQRLEQRQKRWSWGGGLTADCPQKSGDSEAAGPAPLASIAPPSEPQGPQKTQVDKRSSSTVNLKQSADSGISKRLSSSSAALINSPDKSVKRRSSSLNRLPSNGSQPAKESQEPLLGPPTGSALKKRSSSLSRDGSKSQSSAKIEKNTKAEKERRPLDSGVLSRLLTPTQASLARSKSAAVLLADGADPQVSVSPVPRGPIRSRSVDRQKGPPSSTSLDTRPNSTKKIQKEAPPSGGGRPPSPSPSNSLSRRRSPSPVAMASGAAKRSPSPVVPRQNPSSPSPLRAAQGPPSPQSASKPPPIQRPPLTPVGPPTLRKRDSKPKETPPKQPIVVKSPEPPATGGTPSVKTKDDPSSKAVAGTTSAEEAAKILSENRRLAREQKEKEEQLRLQREQEERMLQEEQEARRVEEERVKRLEEERKREEERKRQEEQEEEWKRAEEERLLMEQQEKERLEEEEREKQLEMQKELVVQREEAEARALGEAEKQRQERERVMQQSQQERMERKKRIEEIMKRTRKADQNDKRDEEKDEEKALQNENGEEECEHVCELSQAPSTERDIPEEVDIPGSVNGVLELELENKENQEQQEVLSLAPKTRPTEAPNFLNGKSATWNFEEFIDLGMNDGQSQNLVDPEGGPQAPRAAFEDKPLHQGQAIGALSEI
- the map7d3 gene encoding ensconsin isoform X4, which codes for MAEGATSLKEMRAQMAAAAQAEADERRSQAASSPVSASTVGMPTGAKTSGARPVLDGAALKIDDKLRVAKERREEQERQQAARGSQIEERERKTKLQYERQLEERHRKLGEQRQREEQRRAAVEEKRRQKLEEEKEHYEAVVRRTLERSQRLEQRQKRWSWGGGLTADCPQKSVDKRSSSTVNLKQSADSGISKRLSSSSAALINSPDKSVKRRSSSLNRLPSNGSQPAKESQEPLLGPPTGSALKKRSSSLSRDGSKSQSSAKIEKNTKAEKERRPLDSGVLSRLLTPTQASLARSKSAAVLLADGADPQAPPLCARSVSVSPVPRGPIRSRSVDRQKGPPSSTSLDTRPNSTKKIQKEAPPSGGGRPPSPSPSNSLSRRRSPSPVAMASGAAKRSPSPVVPRQNPSSPSPLRAAQGPPSPQSASKPPPIQRPPLTPVGPPTLRKRDSKPKETPPKQPIVVKSPEPPATGGTPSVKTKDDPSSKAVAGTTSAEEAAKILSENRRLAREQKEKEEQLRLQREQEERMLQEEQEARRVEEERVKRLEEERKREEERKRQEEQEEEWKRAEEERLLMEQQEKERLEEEEREKQLEMQKELVVQREEAEARALGEAEKQRQERERVMQQSQQERMERKKRIEEIMKRTRKADQNDKRDEEKDEEKALQNENGEEECEHVCELSQAPSTERDIPEEVDIPGSVNGVLELELENKENQEQQEVLSLAPKTRPTEAPNFLNGKSATWNFEEFIDLGMNDGQSQNLVDPEGGPQAPRAAFEDKPLHQGQAIGALSEI